One Denticeps clupeoides chromosome 3, fDenClu1.1, whole genome shotgun sequence DNA window includes the following coding sequences:
- the stard7 gene encoding stAR-related lipid transfer protein 7, mitochondrial, with product MFPSMRGRPIWLRVPRPPTREGGGRPGAAVWLGRRLGLLLSWFQRAGEGCGERKREGLVSILANHCSFVTGQRLRRAFQVGELYSNLYSERTRWTLVGSMWRRFQSKHAPAGKLLAALAGVFMWEDEKIRDEELHKCAWEIQALEGARNQSPPKGKAPGEAEVGWEVVVEKKTFRLWRRPIQGSHLFEYRVFGTYTDITPRQFFNVQLDTEYRKKWDALVIKLDVVDRDVSTGSEVVHWATHFPYPLYSRDYVYVRRYDVDMDKNLMVLVSRAVEHPSVPESQDFVRVHSYQSRMVIRPHRSFDENGFDYLLTYCDDPQTVFPRYCVSWMVSSGMPDFLEKLHIAALRAKNLEMGIHDYTGVFKVSQTSQERLGGDNAHNAASQEQIYA from the exons ATGTTTCCGTCCATGCGCGGCCGGCCGATCTGGCTCCGCGTCCCCCGCCCACCGACAAGGGAAGGCGGCGGTAGGCCGGGGGCGGCGGTGTGGCTGGGCCGACGGCTGGGCCTGCTGCTCTCCTGGTTCCAGCGAGCGGGAGAAGGATGCGGCGAGAGGAAGAGGGAAGGCCTGGTGTCCATCCTCGCCAACCACTGCAGCTTCGTGACCGGCCAGCGGCTGCGGCGCGCCTTTCAGGTCGGCGAGCTGTACTCGAACCTGTACTCGGAGCGAACCAGGTGGACCCTGGTTGGCAGCATGTGGCGCCGCTTCCAGAGCAAGCACGCCCCGGCCGGAAAACTGCTGGCGGCCCTGGCTGGGGTCTTCATGTGGGAGGACGAGAAGATTCGGGACGAGGAGCTGCACAA ATGTGCCTGGGAGATCCAGGCCCTGGAAGGGGCGAGGAACCAGAGTCCTCCTAAAGGGAAGGCGCCTGGAGAAGCAGAAGTAGGCTGGGAAGTGGTTGTCGAGAAGAAGACTTTCCGGCTGTGGCGAAGACCCATCCAGGGCAGCCATCTGTTTGAATACAGAG TATTTGGCACCTACACAGACATTACACCCCGACAGTTCTTTAATGTTCag CTGGACACTGAGTACAGGAAAAAGTGGGACGCGTTGGTGATCAAACTGGATGTGGTGGACCGGGACGTCAGCACAGGTTCTGAAGTGGTGCACTGGGCCACACACTTTCCG TATCCTTTGTACTCGAGAGACTATGTTTACGTGAGACGTTACGATGTGGACATGGACAAGAATTTGATGGTGCTGGTCTCCAG AGCTGTGGAGCACCCCAGTGTACCTGAGAGCCAAGACTTTGTCCGAGTTCATTCCTACCAGTCGAGAATGGTTATTCGTCCTCATAGGTCCTTTGATGAG AATGGCTTTGACTACCTGCTGACATACTGCGATGACCCCCAGACTGTCTTTCCTCGGTACTGTGTGAGCTGGATGGTGTCCAGTG GCATGCCTGACTTCCTTGAGAAGCTCCACATTGCTGCTCTGAGGGCAAAGAACCTAGAAATGGGCATCCATGACTACACTGGAGTATTCAAGGTCTCCCAGACAAGCCAGGAACGTCTGGGCGGGGACAACGCACACAATGCTGCAAGCCAAGAGCAGATCTATGCCTGA
- the drg1 gene encoding developmentally-regulated GTP-binding protein 1: MSLLAKIAEIESEMARTQKNKATAHHLGLLKARLAKLRRELITPKGGSGGGTGEGFDVAKTGDARIGFVGFPSVGKSTLLSNLAGVYSEVAAYEFTTLTTVPGVIRYKGAKIQLLDLPGIIEGAKDGKGRGRQVIAVARTCNLILIVLDVLKPLGHKKLIEHELEGFGIRLNKRPPNIGFKKKDKGGINFTATCAQSELDAETVKSILAEYKIHNADITLRSDSTADDLIDVVEGNRVYIPCIYVLNKIDQISIEELDVIYKVPHCVPISAHHRWNFDDLLEKIWDYLHLVRIYTKPKGQLPDYTAPVVLPDGRTAVEDFCLKIHKNLIKEFKYALVWGSSVKHNPQKVGKDHVMEDEDVIQLVKK; the protein is encoded by the exons ATGAGTTTGCTCGCCAAAATAGCAGAAATCGAGTCCGAG ATGGCCCGGACGCAGAAGAACAAGGCCACGGCGCACCACCTGGGGCTGCTCAAGGCCCGTCTGGCCAAGCTGAGGCGAGAACTGATCACACCCAAAGGAGGCAGTGGGGGAGGCACAGGCGAGG GTTTTGACGTGGCAAAGACGGGTGATGCCCGTATCGGTTTTGTTGGATTCCCATCTGTGGGCAAATCCACGCTGCTGAGCAACCTGGCAGGGGTTTACTCCGAGGTGGCAGCATATGAGTTCACCACACTCACCACGGTGCCTGGCGTCATCCGCTACAAAGGCGCCAAGATTCAG CTGTTAGATTTGCCTGGCATCATTGAAGGAGCGAAGGATGGCAAAGGAAGAGGGCGACAGGTCATCGCAG TGGCGCGCACCTGTAACCTCATCCTGATCGTGCTGGACGTGCTGAAGCCTCTGGGCCACAAGAAGCTGATCGAGCACGAGCTGGAGGGCTTCGGCATTCGGCTCAACAAGAGGCCGCCCAACATCGGCTTCAAGAAGAAGGACAAGGGCGGCATTAACTTCACCgccact TGTGCTCAGAGCGAGCTGGACGCAGAGACGGTGAAGAGCATCCTCGCCGAATACAAAATCCACAACGCTGACATCACGCTGCGCAGTGATTCCACCGCAGATGACCTTATTGACGTGGTGGAGGGAAACCG TGTGTACATCCCCTGTATTTATGTACTGAACAAAATCGACCAGATCTCGATTGAGGAGCTTGATGTCATCTACAAGGTGCCTCACTGTGTGCCCATCTCTGCCCACCACCGCTGGAATTTTGAcgacctgctggagaagatctGGGACTACCTGCATCTCGTGCGAAT CTACACCAAACCAAAGGGCCAACTCCCCGACTACACCGCTCCTGTGGTACTGCCAGACGGACGAACCGCAGTCGAGGATTTCTGCCTAAAGATCCACAAAAACCTCATCAAAGAGTTCAAATA TGCCCTAGTGTGGGGCTCATCTGTGAAGCACAACCCTCAGAAGGTGGGCAAAGACCATGTTATGGAAGATGAGGATGTCATTCAGTTGGTGAAGAAGTAA